GGCGACGAGCAGCGCGTCGCCGCCGTAGGCCGACGCGGCCCCGACGACGCTCGAGGTGTCGTGGATGGCGAGCGCCGCCCACAGCCCGAAGGCGTGCGGCGAGAGCCCGAGCCGCTCGCCGACGAGCGGGAAGAGCAGCAGCGCGGAGGCGTTGAGCAGGAAGACGATGCCGAGCGCCGTGCTGGTCTCGTCGTCGTCGGCGCCGACCACCGGAGCGGCGGCGGCGATGGCGCTGCCACCGCAGATCGCGGTGCCGACGCCGAGCAGCACCGCGAGCCTCGGGCGCAGCGCGAGCAGGCGCCCGAGCACCGCGGCGACCAGAAGCGTGCCGGCGATCCCTGCCAGCGTGTAGACGAACCCCTGCAGTCCGACGCGCGCAACGGTGCGCAGGTTCATCGCGGCGCCCAGGCCGACGACCGAGGCGGCGAGCAGCCGTCCGGTCGCGGCCCGCGTCCTGGCCGCCCAGGGGTTGCCGAAGGCGAGGGCGACCGCGACCCCGGCGAGGAGCGCCAGCCACGACGGCACCGCGCGCCAGCCGATCGCCGGCAGGTCCGGGAGGAGACAGAGCGAACCGAGTCCGACAATCGCCGCGGCGTGGCCTCGCAGGCCCGATGGCGAAGCGATCATGGAGCTTGTCGAATGGCGGAGCGAGAGGTAAGGGAACGAATCGGCGGCTTCCCCGCGGCGCCATGCTACCAATCCACGAGCGCCGATGCCGATGCCGATCGCGGCGCGAAACGCTGTCGACGGTGCGGGTCGGTGCGCCACGCCCGGCTCGGGTAGACTCTGCCGCCAACTTGGAGGAGCGCCGATGTCCCGTCCCACCCTGCGCGAGCGTCTGCACTACGCATTCGACAACCAGATGGCCCGCGGGCCGGTGGCGTTGATCGGCTGGCTGGCGGTGTTGTCGGCGGTGGTCATCGCGGCGGTCTCGCTGCTCGTCTGGACGACCGGCATGGCGCCGGAGGACGGCGGGGAGCGGCCCGGCTTCGCGCAGCTCGCCTGGATGTCGCTCATGCGCACGCTCGACGCCGGCACCATGGGCGGCGACCAGGGAAGCTGGCCGTTCCTCTTCGCCATGCTGGCGGTGACGATGGGCGGCGTCTTCGTCATCAGCACGCTCATCGGTCTGCTCACCAGCGGCATCGAGGCGAAGATCGAGGAGCTGCGCAAGGGGCGCTCGCGGATCGTCGAGAGCGGGCACACCGTGATCCTCGGCTGGTCGCCGCGCGTCTTCACCGTGCTCTCCGAGCTGGTGCTGGCCAACGCCAGCCAGAAGCGCGCCTGCGTCGTGGTGCTCGCCGATCGCGACAAGGTCGAGATGGAGGACGAGATCCGGGCGCGCGTGCCCGATCCGCAGACCACGCGGATCGTCTGCCGCAGCGGCGATCCGGCGGACCTCGCCGACCTCGACCGGGTCAACCTCGCCGAGTCGAAGTCGATCCTCGTCCTCCCCTCGTCGGGCGCCGATGCCGACTCGGCGACGATCAAGACGCTGCTCGCCATCACCAACCACCCGCAGCGCCGCGCCGCGCCGTACCACATCGTGGCGGAGATCCAGGAGGAGCGGCAGCTCTCCGCCGCGGCGATCGCCGGGCGCGGCGAGGCCGAGCTGCTCGCCGTCTCGGAGCTCCTGGCGCGCGTCACCGTGCAGACCTGCCGGCAGGCGGGCCTCTCGATCGTCTATCAGGAGCTGCTCGACTTCGGCGGCGACGAGATCTACTTCCGCGCCGAGCCGGCGCTCGTCGGCAGGAGCTTCGGCGAGGCGCTGCTCGCCTATCCGACCTCGACGCCGATCGGCCTCGCCGATGCCGCCGATCGCGTGCGCGTGAACCCGCCGATGGAAACGCCGATCGGCCCCGGCGACCGGATCATCGCCATCTCGGCGGACGACAGCGCCCTGCGCGTCGGCGACGTCGCGGCGCGGCTCGACGAAGCCGCCCTGGTGCCGCCGCGACCGTCGGCCGCCGAACCCGAGCGGACGCTGGTGCTCGGCTGGAGCCGGCGGGTGGCGCGCATCCTGCGCGAGCTCGACCAGTACGTCGCGGCCGGCTCGACGGCGACGCTGGTGGTCGATGCGGCCTGTCGCGCGCAGGCCGACGAGCTGGCCGGCGGGAGCTTCGCCAAGCTCGCCGTCGCGGTCGTCGAGGGCGACATCACCGATCCGGCGACGCTCCACGGACTCGACGTTCCCTCCTACGACCACGTCATCCTGCTCTCCGACCTCGAGCTCGCCGAGCAGCAGGCCGACGCGCGCACCCTGCTCACCCTCCTGCATCTGCGCGCGCTGCGCGAGCAGGCGGGCAAGGCGGTCTCGCTGGTGTCGGAGATGCGCGACGTGCGCAACCGCGACCTCGCCGAAGTGACGCGCGCCGACGACTTCATCGTCGGCGACCGGCTGGTCTCGCTGTTGCTCACCCAGATCGCCGAGAACAAGTTGCTGCGGCCGGTCTTCGACGACCTCTTCGACCCCGAGGGCTCGGAGATCTACCTCAAGCCGGCAGGGAGCTACGTTCAGCTCGGGCGCGCGGTGAGCTTCGCCACGGTCGTCGAGGCGGCGCGCCGGCGCGGCGAAGTGGCGATCGGCTATCGCCTGCGCGGCGTCGAGGTCACCGGCGGCCTCGCTCAGGGAGTGCGCGTCAACCCGCCGAAGAGCGAACCGGTCGCCTTCGGCGAGAACGACGGCGTGATCGTCCTCGCGGAGAGCTGAGCGTCGCCCCGCGGACGCTCGCGCGCCAGGGCGGTGTCGCCGGTCGAGTACAATCGACCGCGCGAGGTTCTCCGCCCTCGCCGCTCCATGCCCGACCAACCTCCGGATCTCACCGCCACCACCGCGCTCAAGAGCGCGCGCCTCGGGGTCGCCCTGCGGCGCTCCTTCTTCAAGGGCTATCAGCTCGCCGACCTGCGGGCCGACCTGCTCGCCGGCGCCGTCGTCGGCGTCGTCGCCCTGCCGCTCTCGATGGCGCTCGCCATCGCGTCGGGGGTGCCGCCGCAGCACGGCCTCTACACGGCGATCGTCGCCGGCGCGGTGATCGCCGCGCTCGGCGGCTCGAAGGTCCAGGTCTCGGGGCCGACCGCGGCGTTCGTCGTCATCCTGGCGCCGATCGCCGCCCGCTTCGGTCTCGGCGGCCTGCTGCTCGCCACCCTGATGGCCGGCCTGCTGCTCGTGGCGATGGGCCTCGCCCGGCTCGGCGACCTGATCCAGTTCGTGCCCTACCCGGTGACCACCGGGTTCACCGCCGGCATCGCCATCGTCATCGGCACCTTGCAGGTCAAGGATCTCCTCGGCCTCGACACCGGCAAGCTCCCCGAGCACTATCTCGACCGCCTGGCGGTGCTGATCCGCGCGCTTCCCACCTCGCGCTGGCCCGAGGTGACGATCGGCGCCCTGACCCTGGCGATCCTGCTGCTCTGGCCGCGCGTCACCAAGCGGGTCCCGCCGCCGCTCGTCGCCCTGGCCGGGGGCGGCCTGGCCGCCTGGTGGCTCTCGCGCACCGTGCCGCACTTCTCGGTGGCGACGATCGGCACCCGCTTCAGCTACGAGGTCGACGGCGTGGTGCGTGGCGGCATTCCGTCGCTGCCGCCGCTGCCCGGTCTTCCCTGGCACTTCAGCGCCGCCGGCGACGAGCCGCTCGTCCTCTCCTTCGACCTGGTGCGCCAGCTCGTGCCGGCCGCCTTCGCCATCGCCATGCTGGGGGCGATCGAGTCGCTGCTCTCGGCGGTGGTCGCCGACGGCATGACCGCCAAGCGCCACGACCCGAACGGCGAGCTGCTCGCCCAGGGGATCGGCAACCTGGTGGCGCCGTTTTTCGGCGGCATCGCGGCGACCGGTGCGCTCGCCCGCACGGCCACGAATATCCGCTCGGGCGCCCGCTCGCCGGTTGCCGCGATCGTCCATTCCCTCTTCGTGCTCCTCTCGGTGCTCTTGCTTGCCCCGCTGCTCGGCTATCTGCCGATGGCCTCGCTCGCCGCGCTGCTGTTGCTGGTGGCGTGGAACATGAGCGAGGCCCGGCACGTCGTCCACACGATGCGGGTGGCGCCGCGCGGCGACATCGCCGTGCTCGTCACCTGCCTGCTGCTGACGGTGATCTTCGACATGACGGTCTCGGTCACCGCCGGGATCGTGCTCGCCTCGTTCCTCTTCATGCGGCGCATGGCGGCGATCACCGAGGTGAAGCTGGTGGGCGCCCACGAGCTCGAGCTCGGCGAGCCGCTGCCGCGCGAGATCGTCGTCTACGAGATCGCCGGTCCGCTCTTCTTCGGCGCCGCGCACAAGGCGATGAGCGCGCTGCGGCAGGTGCACCAGGAGGCGAAGGTCGTGGTGCTCGACCTGCGCGAGGTGCCGGTGCTCGACGCCACCGGGCTGGTGGCGCTCGACTCGGCGGTCGGGCGCCTGCGTTCCGGCGGCGCGCTCGTCGTGCTCGCCGGCGTGCGCCGGCAACCGCTCCGCGCCCTCGCCAAGGCCGGGTGGCGCAACCAGCCGGGGAGCCTCGCCATCGGCCGCTCGTTCGACAAGGCGCTCGCCGCGGCGCGCGAGCACGTCGCGCACGGCAAGCAGGTCCCGCTCTTCCGCTGAGCCGCAGTGACGCCGCTCGCGCCGTCGGGCGACGGCGCGAGCGGGAGCCGGCGGCAGTTCCCTTCCTCAGATCCCGGCGCGGCGGAGCTTCCGCCGGATCGCGAAGTGGCCGAGCCACATCACGGCGGCGGTCGCCCACCAGGCCATCGCGACGACCGGGGCGTCGCGCAGCACCAGGAAGGTGAGGTGCGAGCCCTCGAAGGTGAACGAGAGCGGAATGGCGGTGAAGACGAGCGCCATCGACAGCGTGGCGTTGCGCGTCTTGAGCAGCTGGCGCGTCTTCGCGAGCGCGGTCATTTCGGCGGTGGGTGGCAGGGCGGGCGAGGCGGGAAGGGGAAACGGCTCGCCGCGCGCCGCCTCCACCTGGCGGGCCAGCTCGGGGTCGTGGGCGAGGTGCGACTCGACGAGCGCCCGGGTGTCGGCGCTCGCCTCGCCGGCGAGATAGAGCGGCAGCAGGTCCTTGACCACGTCGCGGGTCACGTTCATCGGGGATCCTCCGGAATCGACCGCGGCGCAGCCGCGATCTCGCGAGCTTCGACGAGCTTGAGCCGGGCGCGATGCACACGCACGCGCACGGCGGCGGGGGTGAGACCGAGGGCGGCGGCGATCTCCTCGTAGGCGAGCTCCTCGTCGGCCCGCATGAGGAGCGCCGCGCGGTCGAGCTCGGGCAGCGCCTGGAGCGCGGCGAGCGTGCTCGCCAGCTCGTCGCGCGCCATCGCCCGCTCCGCCGGCCCGGGGCGCGGGTCGGCCGTCGCCTCGTCGAACGGCTCCTGCGGGCGGCGGCCACGCCGCTGCTGCAGGTAGAGGTTGCGGGCGATGGCGAAGAGGTAGGCCCGCACCGTCGCCAGCTCGAGCCGCTCGCGGGCGAGCCAGAGCCGCACGAACGACTCCGCCGTCAGGTCCTCGGCGAGCGTCGGATCGCCCGAGAGGAAGAGCGCGAAGCGATGGACGTGCGCCGCGTGCGTCTGGTAGATCGCCGAGAAGTCGATCAAACGAGCCCTCGATCCGGTCCCGGGCGGCGACACGATCGTCCCGCCCCTTCGATCTATCCCGAAGCGGGCGAAACGTTACGGCGGCCCGGCGTCTCCCGGGTCAGTCCGGAGGCGGAGCGAGGAAGCACGAGGTGGCGCCGAGCTCGGTGAGGCGCGCGGCCTGGGCCTCGGTCGTGGCGACCAGCGAGCGGAGCGAGAAGACACGCAGCGCGTCGGAGATCGAGAGCGTGCCGACGGCCGAGTCCTTGCGGCCGGTGAACGGGTAGACGTCGGGGCCGCGCCGGCATTGCGTATCGAGGTTGACGCGGCAGACGAGGTTCGCGAGGTGGTCGAGCAGCGGGCCGACGAGCTCGGGAGCGCGGCCGAAGAGCGCCACCTGCTGGCCGAATTCGGAGCGCTCGACGATGCCGACCGCCTCCTCCGGTGTGTCGAAGGTCGAGACCGGGACGATCGGTCCGAACTGCTCCTCGACGAAGAGGCGGGCCTCGCGCACCACGGGATAGACGACCGCGGGCCGGACGAGCGAGCCGGCCGACTCACCGCCGCCGCGGTTGACGACGCGGGCCCCACGCCCCACGGCATCCTCGACCAGGCCGGCGAGGTAGGCCGGATGCGCCGGATCGGGGAGGGGTGTGACGGTGACGCCCTCCTGCCACGGCATGCCGACGCCGAGCGCGGCCACGCGTGCGGCGAGGCGTTCGACGAGCGGCTCGGCGACGCGCCGGTCGACCAGCACGTGCTTGATCGCCGTGCAACGCTGCCCGTTGAAGGTGAGCGCGCCGGCGACGATCTCGGCGGCGGCGCGCTCGAGGTCGGCGTCGGCGAGGACGATCGCCGGGTTCTTCGCCCCCATGCCGAGCACGCGGCGCAGCCGGTAGGGGTGCGGGTGCTGCCGTTCGAGGATCGCGGCGGTGCGCGCCGAGCCGATGAAGGCGAGCACGTCGACGCGCCCGCTCGCCATCATCGGACCGACGAGCGACGGTCCCGAGCCGGTGACCAGGTTCACCACGCCGCGCGGGAAGCTCGCGGCGAGCGACGGGGCGAGCAGGGCGTTGGCCAGCACGCCGTAGCGCGGGGTCTTGATGACCACCGGGTTGCCCATCAGCAGCGCCGGCACGACGAGGGTGAAGACCTCGTTGATCGCATAGTTGTACGGCCCGAGGCAGAGCGCGACGCCGAGCGGTGCGCGGCGGACGCGAGCGGCGAAACCGCCGGCGAGGACCGGCGCGGCGGCGCTGCGCTCCATCTCGGCGAGGGTGTCGAGCGTGGCGCGCACGTACTCGACCGTGCGGTCGACCTCGACGAGCGCGTCCTTCCACGGCTTGCCGACCTCCCACATCAGGGCGAGGGCGACGCGCTCGCGGAGCGCCTCGACCCGAGCGAGCCAGTCGCGGCAGCAGGCGATCCGGGTGGCCGTGCTGGCGCGCGGCCATTCGCCTCGTCCGTTGGCCCAGGCGCGGGCGGCGGCCTCCACGGCAGCGAGCCCTTCGGCCTCGCCGGCGAGCGCCGCCGGGCCGAGCGGCAGCGCGGCGAGCGCGCCCTCGGCGCCCCGCACCGCGACGGCGGAGTGGATCGTCTGGCGGTCGCCGCCGAAGCGACGAACCTCGCCGTCGACGAGGAGCGAGAGCCCGGTGTCGTCGGCGGTCCAGCGGTAGCGCTCCGGGATCTCCTCGGAGGTCGGGAAGAGCGAGGCGAGCGTCGGTTCGATCATCGCGAGGGGCTCCTGGAGGTCGATTCGTGCGCGGTGTCCGGTCGCGTGTCGGTGTCCGCGAGCTGGCGGGCGATCTCGGCGACGGCGGGAAGGGCGAGCAGCTCGCGGTGCGCGGCGAGGCGTCCTCGCGCTTCGTCCCAGCGGCCGTACTGGAAGAGAACCTGCAACGTGTAGAGCTGGATCGCGCGGTCGTCGGGATGGCGTTCGGCGAGGGCGAGGAAGAGCGGGACGACCGCACCCTCGCGCTGCAGCGGTTGCAGCGCGAGTCGCGTCGCCTGGAGGAACGCCTCGGCGCCCGCCTCGAGCTGGCCGCACGCGGCGAGCGCGGCGGCGAGGTCGAGCCACGCCTCGCGCGCCGCCGGCAGCGCCGCGGTGACCTCGGTGAACGCGGCCACGGCGGGCTCGGCGGCGCCCTGCTCGAGCAGCGCCCGCCCGAGGAGCCAGCGGGCGTCGAGTCGCCCGAGGGTGCGTTCGAGCGCCGCGAGGTCCCTGGCGCGAGCGGCCGGGTCGCCCTCGCGCGTGGCCAACGCGGTGCGCTCGGCGAGGGCGAACGGGTCGCCGGGCGTCTCGGCGAGGACCGCGGCGAGGCGGCGCCGCGCCGCGTCCGGATCGCCCTCGCGCAGGTCGAGCCGGGAGAGCAGAAGGCGTGGGTCGGAGGGGCCGAGAGCGCCGCGCGCGAAGTGGGCACGGCTCTCGACGAGTGCCTCGAGACGGGCGCGGGCGCTCGCCGTGCGCCCGAGTCGCAGCTCGATCGCCGCCAGGTCGAAGGTGACGCCAGAGCCGTCCTCGTCGGCGGCGAGGCGCCGCTCGAGCGCCGCGGCGACGCGGGCAAGCAGCGCCGCTTCGTCGAGCGGCAATCCGGATGGCCGCGTGCGGTCGAGTAGCCAGGGGGCCTCGGCGATCGCCGCCGCCGCGCCCTCGGCGCGCCGCGCGGGGACCGGCGATTCGCGCTCGAGAGCGCGGAAGGCGCGGTCGTTGGCGAGCGCCCCGATCTGTTGTCGCTGCAGATCGCGGGCTCGTGCGCTCGACGGCGCCAGGCCCAGGGCGAGCAGGGCGATCGCTCCGGCGGCAAGCGCGGCGGCGCGTCCGCGGCCGTCGCGGCGGAGTCGGGCGAGGTGCGCGATCGCCGCCGCGGCGAGCGGCGCGAGCGCGACGAGCAGCAGGAGTCGCTGCCGGGCCGAGACGTAGAAGAGGAGCAGCACCGCGAGCTGATTGCCGGCGAGCGACAGCTCGAGCGCCCAGTCGCCGAGCCGCCGCCGTTCGAGGACGATTCCGGCCAACGCCGCCGCGCCGAGCAGCGGCCACCCCCAGCCCGGCAGCGGCAGGCGCCGGGCGAGCGCCAGGGCCGCCCGCACGTCGTGCGGCGCCTCGGCCTGGAAGAGCAGGCGGAGCTTCTCGCCGACGAGCCGCGCGGCGCGCGCCGGCGAATCGGCGAGCGCGGCGAGCGCGCGCCCGCCCCACAGGCGGTTGACCTCGACGACGGTGAGCGGTCGCCCCGCCTCGGCGCGCGCGACCTCGCGATAGAGCGCGTGGGCCGCATCGGGCTCGTCTTCTCGAGCGGCGGCTAGCGAGAGCACCAGCGGCGGGTAGACGGCGCTGGTGCCGTGGGCGAGCGGCTGGTTGCCTTCGAAGAAGACCGTGCCCGGGTTCATCGGTGCGGCGCTCGCCGAGCCGGCAAGCGCGTGCGATCGCACCTGGAGGGCAAGCAGCGTCGCCACGACGGGCAGCAGGAAGGCGAAGGTGACGCGGCGCCACGAACGCCCGGACCCGAGCGTGCGTCGCAGCACGAGCGGCACACCGAAGAGGAAGAGCGGGGCGAGCGTCGCGCGCGTCGCGAGGCTCGCGGCGGCGAGCGCGCCGGCGAGCAGACCGTCGCGCCGCCGCGCGCTCGGCAGCAGCGCCACGCATCCGGCGGCGCAGGCGAGCTGGACGATCTCCGGCTCGAGGATCCGCGTGTAGGTCGCGAGGCCGAGGTCGAGCGCGACGACCGCCCCGGCGACGACCGCCCAGGGTGTCGCGAGCCGCCGTGCCGTCGCCGCCGCGATCGCCCCCGCCGCGAGCGCCGCGAGCACGAGTTGGAGCGCGACGAGCGCCGTCGTCGGATCGCCCGCAAGCGGCCGTGCGGCCGTCGTGAGCGTGAGATAGAGCGGGCTGAAGTCGATCCGCCGCTCGTTCGTCAGCTCCCCCCGCGCCGCGAGCTCGGCCGCGGCGGGGTACTTGTCGAAGCGGTCGACGCCGGGCACGGCAAGGAGCAGCAGTCCCTGCACCGCCAGCGCCGCCACCGCCACCCCCGCCCCGACGCGCCAGGCCGATCGGCGACTCGGCCCCGCGCTGTCGCCGCGTGCTGTCGTGTCGAAGGAGGAATCGAGGTTCACGAGCCCACTCTGCGAGGTGTCGCGGGGACGCTATCACCGGGCGTGGGGGAGGCTCGGGGATCGGTGGGCTGTCGAGCTC
This genomic window from Holophagales bacterium contains:
- a CDS encoding putative sulfate exporter family transporter, which encodes MIASPSGLRGHAAAIVGLGSLCLLPDLPAIGWRAVPSWLALLAGVAVALAFGNPWAARTRAATGRLLAASVVGLGAAMNLRTVARVGLQGFVYTLAGIAGTLLVAAVLGRLLALRPRLAVLLGVGTAICGGSAIAAAAPVVGADDDETSTALGIVFLLNASALLLFPLVGERLGLSPHAFGLWAALAIHDTSSVVGAASAYGGDALLVATTVKLARALWIVPVTLALGASGALRRRTGQRPAAPGKARRPWFVLGFLAAAAVVTFVPALQPAGHLVAEAARRSLVLTLFLLGLGMSREALARVGARPFVMAVVLWATVASVTLGAIRAGWIG
- a CDS encoding NAD-binding protein, whose amino-acid sequence is MSRPTLRERLHYAFDNQMARGPVALIGWLAVLSAVVIAAVSLLVWTTGMAPEDGGERPGFAQLAWMSLMRTLDAGTMGGDQGSWPFLFAMLAVTMGGVFVISTLIGLLTSGIEAKIEELRKGRSRIVESGHTVILGWSPRVFTVLSELVLANASQKRACVVVLADRDKVEMEDEIRARVPDPQTTRIVCRSGDPADLADLDRVNLAESKSILVLPSSGADADSATIKTLLAITNHPQRRAAPYHIVAEIQEERQLSAAAIAGRGEAELLAVSELLARVTVQTCRQAGLSIVYQELLDFGGDEIYFRAEPALVGRSFGEALLAYPTSTPIGLADAADRVRVNPPMETPIGPGDRIIAISADDSALRVGDVAARLDEAALVPPRPSAAEPERTLVLGWSRRVARILRELDQYVAAGSTATLVVDAACRAQADELAGGSFAKLAVAVVEGDITDPATLHGLDVPSYDHVILLSDLELAEQQADARTLLTLLHLRALREQAGKAVSLVSEMRDVRNRDLAEVTRADDFIVGDRLVSLLLTQIAENKLLRPVFDDLFDPEGSEIYLKPAGSYVQLGRAVSFATVVEAARRRGEVAIGYRLRGVEVTGGLAQGVRVNPPKSEPVAFGENDGVIVLAES
- the dauA gene encoding C4-dicarboxylic acid transporter DauA; amino-acid sequence: MPDQPPDLTATTALKSARLGVALRRSFFKGYQLADLRADLLAGAVVGVVALPLSMALAIASGVPPQHGLYTAIVAGAVIAALGGSKVQVSGPTAAFVVILAPIAARFGLGGLLLATLMAGLLLVAMGLARLGDLIQFVPYPVTTGFTAGIAIVIGTLQVKDLLGLDTGKLPEHYLDRLAVLIRALPTSRWPEVTIGALTLAILLLWPRVTKRVPPPLVALAGGGLAAWWLSRTVPHFSVATIGTRFSYEVDGVVRGGIPSLPPLPGLPWHFSAAGDEPLVLSFDLVRQLVPAAFAIAMLGAIESLLSAVVADGMTAKRHDPNGELLAQGIGNLVAPFFGGIAATGALARTATNIRSGARSPVAAIVHSLFVLLSVLLLAPLLGYLPMASLAALLLLVAWNMSEARHVVHTMRVAPRGDIAVLVTCLLLTVIFDMTVSVTAGIVLASFLFMRRMAAITEVKLVGAHELELGEPLPREIVVYEIAGPLFFGAAHKAMSALRQVHQEAKVVVLDLREVPVLDATGLVALDSAVGRLRSGGALVVLAGVRRQPLRALAKAGWRNQPGSLAIGRSFDKALAAAREHVAHGKQVPLFR
- a CDS encoding zf-HC2 domain-containing protein, whose amino-acid sequence is MNVTRDVVKDLLPLYLAGEASADTRALVESHLAHDPELARQVEAARGEPFPLPASPALPPTAEMTALAKTRQLLKTRNATLSMALVFTAIPLSFTFEGSHLTFLVLRDAPVVAMAWWATAAVMWLGHFAIRRKLRRAGI
- a CDS encoding RNA polymerase sigma factor, translating into MIDFSAIYQTHAAHVHRFALFLSGDPTLAEDLTAESFVRLWLARERLELATVRAYLFAIARNLYLQQRRGRRPQEPFDEATADPRPGPAERAMARDELASTLAALQALPELDRAALLMRADEELAYEEIAAALGLTPAAVRVRVHRARLKLVEAREIAAAPRSIPEDPR
- a CDS encoding aldehyde dehydrogenase family protein; protein product: MIEPTLASLFPTSEEIPERYRWTADDTGLSLLVDGEVRRFGGDRQTIHSAVAVRGAEGALAALPLGPAALAGEAEGLAAVEAAARAWANGRGEWPRASTATRIACCRDWLARVEALRERVALALMWEVGKPWKDALVEVDRTVEYVRATLDTLAEMERSAAAPVLAGGFAARVRRAPLGVALCLGPYNYAINEVFTLVVPALLMGNPVVIKTPRYGVLANALLAPSLAASFPRGVVNLVTGSGPSLVGPMMASGRVDVLAFIGSARTAAILERQHPHPYRLRRVLGMGAKNPAIVLADADLERAAAEIVAGALTFNGQRCTAIKHVLVDRRVAEPLVERLAARVAALGVGMPWQEGVTVTPLPDPAHPAYLAGLVEDAVGRGARVVNRGGGESAGSLVRPAVVYPVVREARLFVEEQFGPIVPVSTFDTPEEAVGIVERSEFGQQVALFGRAPELVGPLLDHLANLVCRVNLDTQCRRGPDVYPFTGRKDSAVGTLSISDALRVFSLRSLVATTEAQAARLTELGATSCFLAPPPD